Proteins encoded by one window of Anopheles maculipalpis chromosome 2RL, idAnoMacuDA_375_x, whole genome shotgun sequence:
- the LOC126568749 gene encoding ATP-binding cassette sub-family A member 7 — MKLSKHADCMQIRALLKKDYLARIRQPWMTFIQYLWPCMIFAALYILRNRFQAVEINDCQFPTRNLQANGILPFFQSYICTFENECQDANSYAETEAFNNAPVTPVLNIVQIILDNEPLYEAIVTLPLDRNFISSVTTIVTHPKFKEIERNGDRLVKMLPEIRKKIGGSFDILQLFSDDLTFSKSGNILCGQPFPRSDNIRLVDNILYTPDYAGADVDELEVMPTPYCKQLYLDVTNTNNGKITWRFLKPILQGKILYGPTSERNDEIMKLANQTFADMGRLGDFFRALDTTLQLLRTDKEAQESFQGLIDLAKSPLVQMLAGGNVNIELIEGMLNGILHDEEVAKAVNTIANIFDCFSADRFIPVADETALEDRAFELNRKKLFFAGIYFEKGATDKEIAYKIRMRTDDTPVTVENRNRFWFPGPEASFELDMRYHRGFIQIQHAVDMGIIRQRKQEMATRERQGEMDETSPFGGELELDDELGQDDEDDTDDKSTEAGSDEETESGTTSPSSVPTETTTENLTAVYADLSKRVNVSQDVLDRFGSGSNSSALEDFLDFKDDEDESSDPEPSTPTTTVTPLPTLRRRKRQSFLDLIFGGGAKKSSGGVEYKVANEKFYTKQFPYPKYTKDDFKKGLYLAQSIQMTYFIALIVHVASAVRQKIWMKESGNSMLMRSMGLKSGSETVSWIIATFVEISIVFLIGLIILYSGGILAYSSQIFLFCYMVVFGICLIAFCYMCSMFFTSASIGSVSSVILFLITFLPYIIIISLGATLSAVAKFVANLSFSTAFCYAWRHVMRLELQHRGANFSSAFRGAIEDNDLKFGILMILLDAVIYFTIGYLYQCLKKDETTFHTVKRIKLDKSIGADLRNVDVTYEKGGKNVLSDVSITFRRDEVTCLLGRNGAGKSTIIKLLTGQIVPVEGDVHLPLDYDFISGIRNNAEKIGLCPQNDVLIPNLTAKEHLQLYARIKLTRGFDTEVSRTLDNLKMGPYQHYRASDLSGGFKRRLCIAIAFLGSPNLVILDEPCSSVDTKARKYIWELIQTLRKDRAVILATHHLDEAECLSDKIVMLENGKAILEQSQEELKKRFTNTIYLKVFLRHQTDQERTALIAQLSKLLDGTIDLRYEMSATLNQLDFKITSSTSDSQVLNIEPLLEHMAQLKLSKHIETFELRNENLLNIFNTVNASDPTPSDPMLQNGNGNTPTHIPNGFHGPKTNDSQLGTLAIMYTLFSKRVRHFLRNYRLLVCLLVLPTIFEIIAMGFMTIRPPGEYDQMVNFSPALYPKSTEFYTNTTDGDEYRDAIVTDLLAHCTDDLCSIFNSSLDAYRWLLSTTDEYAERRYGGITVNREKNIVWYNNKGYHSMPTWLNMLDTAVLRAELDDPSYTIRTINHPLKIEETDLSISSILQQVADAGISLIMLLAFSLVVAGASVYIVSERMRGEKLQQRLAGVNVFTYWTVTYIWDAMIFLIAVALAVIVFKVFAIPAYVAREQLEGMCLLLVFYGFASIPAVHLFEKLFTDASFANMSLFCLNVITALGTLTTIIVFDVLGDSDQSEKIRNFLNRAFLILPQHALADGLIEMSKNYITAEIFKRYYIDSYKSPLTSDLLHPHLIALVVMGLVFMLLNVAIEYKLIQRLFNRISGVSRPKAHELNGIDTTDYSSMISRVDGKKKSITADQILSVDNLRKKYRGCGGGGGGAKGLEVVKNVSFKLHYGECFGLLGTNGAGKSTIFAILSGELLPSGGSFTFYSNHGPSYCPQNNFLDPLLTVEEVIVFYGKLRNIESIDKLVMETLKEYHLEAYRKVLVKNLSGGNRRKLCVAVACFGQSEIILMDEPTSDLDPVTRSIVYSTIERLNAQNRSILLTSHSISEIDRICQRIAILKDGELLTVDTPDRLKERFGHSYQITLYLEGIREVDFLRVIKREFDVSRDIILHKNSVQFVCQIYPEASTLEKAKSSKNGHVTIMLNETGNGVVAPGTSTTATRTASELFLKLQRFAQANKLRYTISRCQMDQIFENVLQSHEEDHANPGFVDS; from the exons ATGAAATTGTCCAAGCATGCAGACTGCATGCAAATACGAGCTTTGCTGAAGAAGGACTATCTCGCCCGAATACGACAACCA TGGATGACTTTCATTCAGTATCTATGGCCGTGCATGATCTTTGCCGCTTTGTACATACTGAGGAATCGGTTCCAGGCGGTGGAGATAAACGATTGCCAGTTCCCGACCCGTAACCTACAGGCGAATGGTATCCTGCCCTTCTTTCAGTCGTACATCTGCACGTTCGAAAACGAGTGTCAAGATGCGAATAGCTATGCCGAAACGGAAGCATTCAACAACGCCCCGGTAACGCCAGTGTTAAACATCGTTCAAATTATCTTGGATAACGAGCCGCTGTACGAAGCGATCGTAACGCTTCCGCTCGATCGGAACTTCATCTCCTCCGTCACCACGATCGTAACACATCCCAAGTTTAAAGAAATTGAAC GTAATGGCGATCGGTTAGTGAAGATGCTGCCCGAGATCCGCAAAAAGATCGGTGGATCGTTTGATATATTGCAACTATTTTCCGACGATCTAACGTTTTCGAAATCGGGCAATATACTGTGCGGTCAGCCGTTTCCGCGCAGTGACAACATTCGGTTGGTGGACAACATTCTCTACACGCCAGACTATGCCGGGGCGGATGTGGACGAGCTAGAGGTGATGCCGACACCGTACTGCAAACAGCTCTATCTGGATGTAACAAACACGAACAATGGCAAAATCACCTGGCGTTTTCTGAAACCCATTCTGCAGGGAAAAATTCTGTACGGTCCAACAAGCGAGCGTAATGATGAAATTATGAAGCTG GCCAACCAAACGTTCGCTGACATGGGTCGTCTGGGGGATTTTTTCCGTGCCCTCGATACCACGTTGCAGCTTTTGCGCACCGATAAGGAGGCACAGGAAAGCTTCCAGGGACTGATCGACCTAGCCAAAAGTCCGCTAGTGCAGATGCTCGCCGGTGGCAACGTAAATATTGAGTTGATCGAGGGTATGCTGAACGGTATCTTGCACGATGAGGAAGTTGCGAAGGCGGTGAACACgattgcaaacatttttgaCTGCTTTTCGGCCGACCGTTTCATCCCGGTGGCCGACGAGACGGCCCTGGAAGATCGTGCGTTTGAGCTAAATCGCAAAAAGTTATTCTTCGCTGGTATTTACTTCGAAAAAGGCGCCACGGACAAGGAAATCGCGTACAAAATTCGTATGCGCACGGATGATACGCCGGTGACGGTGGAGAATCGCAATCGCTTCTGGTTCCCGGGACCGGAGGCAAGCTTTGAGCTGGACATGCGTTATCATCGTGGTTTTATCCAGATTCAGCATGCGGTCGATATGGGTATTATACGGCAAAGGAAGCAGGAAATGGCTACCAGAGAGCGTCAGGGTGAAATGGATGAAACTTCTCCCTTTGGTGGCGAGCTGGAGCTGGATGATGAATTGGGCcaggatgatgaggatgatacTGACGATAAGAGCACTGAAGCAGGAAGCGATGAGGAGACGGAAAGTGGTACCACTTCTCCATCTTCAGTTCCCACCGAAACGACCACTGAAAATTTAACAGCAGTGTATGCAGATCTTAGCAAGCGTGTCAACGTGTCTCAGGACGTATTGGATCGCTTCGGTAGTGGCAGCAATAGCAGTGCACTGGAAGATTTTCTTGATTTTAAGGACGATGAGGATGAGAGCTCTGATCCGGAACCATCTACACCAACAACTACCGTGACACCGTTACCTACGCTCCGACGCCGGAAAAGACAATCGTTTCTCGATCTGATCTTTGGTGGTGGAGCGAAAAAGTCCTCCGGTGGAGTAGAATATAAGgtggcaaatgaaaaattctacACAAAGCAATTCCCCTACCCGAAGTACACGAAAGACGA CTTCAAAAAAGGACTTTACCTTGCACAGTCCATACAAATGACCTATTTCATAGCACTGATCGTGCACGTCGCTTCGGCCGTTCGGCAAAAGATCTGGATGAAGGAGAGTGGCAATTCGATGTTGATGCGATCGATGGGTCTTAAGTCGGGTTCGGAAACTGTGTCCTGGATCATTGCCACATTCGTCGAAATTAGTATCGTGTTCCTGATTGGGCTGATCATTCTGTACAGTGGAGGTATACTGGCGTACTCCAGCCAGATCTTCCTATTCTGCTATATGGTAGTGTTTGGCATTTGCTTGATTGCATTCTG CTACATGTGCTCCATGTTCTTCACCTCGGCCAGCATTGGGTCGGTGTCGAGCGTGATACTCTTCCTGATTACATTCCTGCCGTATATTATTATCATCTCGCTGGGAGCAACACTGTCCGCGGTGGCAAAGTTCGTCGCAAATCTATCCTTCTCGACTGCTTTCTGCTATGCCTGGCGTCACGTGATGCGCCTGGAGCTGCAGCACCGTGGAGCAAACTTTAGCAGCGCCTTCCGTGGTGCGATCGAGGACAATGATCTCAAGTTTGGTATTCTCATGATTTTGCTCGATGCCGTGATCTACTTTACCATAGGCTACCTATACCAGTGTTTAAAGAAAg ATGAAACAACATTCCATACGGTAAAGCGCATCAAGCTGGACAAAAGCATCGGTGCCGATCTGAGAAATGTGGACGTCACTTACGAGAAGGGTGGCAAGAACGTGTTGAGTGACGTTTCGATAACATTCCGCCGTGATGAGGTGACCTGCTTGCTCGGACGGAACGGGGCTGGTAAAAGCACGATCAT aAAATTGCTAACCGGTCAGATAGTGCCAGTCGAAGGTGATGTGCATCTGCCACTGGACTACGATTTCATATCCGGCATAAGGAACAATGCGGAGAAAATTGGGCTCTGTCCACAGAACGACGTGCTCATACCGAATCTCACTGCTAAGGAGCATCTGCAGCTGTACGCACGGATCAAGCTGACGCGTGGGTTCGACACGGAAGTTTCGCGTACACTGGACAATCTAAAGATGGGCCCATACCAGCACTATCGGGCGTCTGATTTGTCCGGTGGGTTTAAGCGACGACTCTGCATCGCAATCGCCTTCCTTGGCTCACCGAATTTGGTCATTTTGGATGAACCGTGTAGCAGCGTGGACACGAAAGCACGCAAGTATATATGGGAACTGATCCAAACGCTACGCAAAGACCGAGCGGTTATACTTGCAACACATCATCTTGACGAAGCAGAGTGTTTGAGCGACAAGATTGTCATGTTGGAAAAT GGAAAAGCGATACTGGAACAATCACAAGAGGAGCTGAAGAAACGGTTTACCAATACGATATATTTGAAGGTTTTCCTGCGACATCAAACGGACCAGGAGCGTACGGCTTTAATTGCGCAGCTGAGTAAATTACTGGATGGGACCATCGATTTGCGATATGAAATGAGTGCTACACTGAATCAGTTGGACTTTAAGATCACTTCATCGACCAGTGACAGCCAGGTGTTGAA CATTGAACCTCTGCTGGAACACATGGCACAGCTAAAACTAAGCAAACATATTGAAACTTTCGAGCTGCGCAATGAAAATCTGCTCAACATCTTCAACACGGTCAACGCAAGCGACCCAACGCCATCCGATCCAATGCTGCAAAATGGCAATGGAAACACCCCAACACACATTCCAAACGGTTTCCATGGTCCCAAAACGAATGACTCCCAGCTCGGCACACTGGCCATCATGTATACACTGTTCAGCAAGCGCGTCCGCCATTTCCTACGCAACTATCgattgttggtgtgtttgcttgtgttgccaacaatttttgaaatcattGCGATGGGTTTCATGACCATCCGGCCACCCGGGGAGTACGATCAGATGGTGAATTTTTCACCCGCGCTCTACCCGAAATCGACCGAGTTCTACACTAACACAACCGATGGGGACGAATATCGGGACGCGATCGTTACTGACCTTCTGGCCCACTGTACGGATGACTTGTGTTCCATATTTAACTCTTCGCTCGATGCTTACCGATGGCTTTTGTCCACCACGGACGAATACGCGGAGCGTCGGTACGGTGGCATTACGGTCAACCGGGAGAAAAATATCGTTTGGTACAATAACAAAGGCTACCATTCGATGCCAACCTGGCTAAACATGCTGGATACGGCTGTTTTGCGGGCAGAGCTGGACGATCCAAGCTACACGATCCGCACCATTAATCATCCGTTGAAGATCGAGGAGACTGATTTATCCATCTCGTCGAT ACTGCAGCAAGTTGCTGATGCTGGTATCTCGCTAATAATGTTGTTAGCCTTCAGCTTGGTCGTCGCCGGTGCCTCGGTGTATATCGTAAGCGAGCGCATGCGCGGCGAAAAACTGCAACAACGTTTGGCGGGAGTAAACGTCTTTACCTATTGGACCGTAACATACATCTGGGACGCTATG ATCTTCCTTATCGCTGTGGCGCTGGCCGTGATCGTATTCAAGGTGTTTGCCATACCGGCGTACGTTGCGCGAGAGCAGCTGGAGGGTATGTGTTTGCTGTTGGTGTTTTACGGCTTCGCAAGCATACCGGCGGTTCATCTGTTCGAGAAACTATTCACCGATGCTAGCTTTGCAAATATGTCTCTGTTTTGTCTGAATGTCATAACGGCACTCGGTACTCTGACTACTATCATCGTGTTCGATGTGCTAGGCGATAGCGACCAGTCCGAGAAGATTAGAAACTTCCTAAACCGTGCGTTTCTGATACTGCCGCAACACGCTCTCGCCGATGGATTGATAGAAATGTCGAAAAACTACATTACGGCGGAGATCTTCAAGCGCTACTACATTGATTCGTACAAATCGCCTCTGACTAGTGATCTGCTGCATCCGCATCTAATCGCTCTGGTAGTAATGGGACTTGTTTTCATGCTACTAAACGTGGCGATCGAGTACAAACTGATCCAGCGGCTGTTCAATCGGATCTCGGGTGTATCTCGGCCGAAAGCGCACGAACTGAACGGGATCGATACGACGGACTACAGCTCAATGATAAGCCGTGTGGATGGCAAGAAAAAGTCCATAACGGCGGATCAGATCCTATCGGTAGATAATCTGAGAAAGAAGTATCGTggatgtggtggtggtggaggtggtgcgAAGGGTTTGGAGGTGGTAAAGAATGTATCGTTCAAGCTGCACTATGGCGAGTGCTTTGGATTGCTCGGCACTAACGGTGCAGGGAAGTCTACCATCTTTGCCATCCTGTCTGGAGAATTGCTTCCATCGGGAGGTAGCTTCACTTTCTACAGTAAT cATGGCCCGTCATACTGTCCGCAGAATAATTTCCTTGATCCACTGCTTACGGTGGAAGAGGTGATTGTGTTCTACGGTAAGCTGCGTAACATCGAATCCATCGACAAGCTGGTAATGGAAACGCTCAAAGAGTACCATCTTGAGGCGTACCGGAAGGTGTTGGTAAAAAATCTGAGCGGAGGCAACCGTCGAAAGCTGTGCGTAGCTGTTGCTTGCTTTGGTCAGTCGGAAATTATCCTAATGGATGAGCCTACGAGCGATCTAGATCCAGTCACGCGATCCATCGTCTACAGCACGATCGAGCGACTAAATGCACAGAATCGCTCGATACTGCTCACCTCGCACAGTATCTCCGAAATCGATCGGATATGCCAACGGATAGCGATCCTTAAGGATGGTGAGCTGCTTACAGTTGATACACCGGACCGGCTGAAGGAACGTTTCGGTCACAGCTACCAGATAACGTTATATCTGGAAGGCATTCGCGAGGTGGACTTCTTACGA GTTATCAAGCGCGAATTTGACGTGTCGCGTGATATCATTCTGCACAAGAATTCCGTCCAGTTTGTGTGCCAGATTTATCCGGAAGCTAGTACGCTCGAAAAagcaaaatcatccaaaaacgGTCACGTAACGATCATGCTAAACGAGACCGGCAATGGGGTGGTAGCGCCGGGCACCTCCACAACCGCCACACGCACGGCCAGTGAACTTTTCCTCAAGCTGCAACGCTTTGCACAGGCGAATAAGTTGCGGTACACGATTTCACGCTGTCAGATGGATCAG aTATTTGAAAACGTGCTCCAAAGTCACGAGGAGGATCACGCTAATCCTGGATTCGTCGACAGCTAG